A single genomic interval of Lepidochelys kempii isolate rLepKem1 chromosome 13, rLepKem1.hap2, whole genome shotgun sequence harbors:
- the LOC140897240 gene encoding LOW QUALITY PROTEIN: olfactory receptor 5V1-like (The sequence of the model RefSeq protein was modified relative to this genomic sequence to represent the inferred CDS: inserted 3 bases in 2 codons; deleted 1 base in 1 codon) → MYPEGNSIHKRDWTTITLIGNMVIMLVINIDSRLHTPMYIFLFHLSFVDLCYSSGTVPNMLKNSLSRHKTISFNGCIAQMFVFILLAATEVXSLSAMAYDRYAAICDPLHYVETMNREVCRMLVASSWGISFFLLSVNTLSVLKLHFCGPNEIGHFSCELPLLLVLSCTEXTFSQMLILSSTMLLGLSSFLLTMGSYIRIISTILRIRSTEGWRKAFSTYSSQLIVVGLCYGPGVCRYLQPSSLSSVVLDRLFSIQYSILTPVLNPLIYSLKNKEVKTALRKTMGKSP, encoded by the exons ATGTATCCAGAGGGCAACAGCATCCACAAGAGAGACTGG accaCAATCACCCTGATAGGGAATATGGTGATCATGCTAGTGATAAACATTGATTCTCGCCTTCACACCCCTATGTACATTTTCCTATTCCATTTATCCTTTGTTGATCTCTGCTATTCCTCAGGCACGGTGCCTAACATGTTGAAGAACTCCCTCTCGAGGCACAAAACAATTTCCTTCAATGGCTGCATTGCTCAGATGTTCGTCTTCATTCTGTTAGCTGCAACTGAAGT TTCACTCTCAGCAATGGCTTATGACCGATACGCTGCCATATGTGACCCTCTGCATTATGTGGAGACCATGAACAGAGAAGTCTGCAGGATGCTGGTAGCTAGCTCCTGGGGGATCAGTTTTTTTCTACTTTCTGTT AATACTCTTTCAGTATTAAAGTTACACTTCTGTGGGCCCAATGAAATTGGCCATTTCAGCTGTGAGCTCCCTCTACTACTAGTCCTGTCCTGCACTG GCACTTTCAGTCAGATGCTGATTCTTTCTTCCACAATGCTATTAGGCCTGAGCTCCTTCCTCCTTACCATGGGCTCCTACATTCGCatcatctccaccatcctgcGGATAcgctccacagagggctggcgtAAAGCCTTCTCCACCTACAGCTCCCAGCTCATCGTGGTGGGTTTGTGCTATGGGCCTGGGGTGTGTAGATACCTGCAACCCAGTTCACTCTCATCAGTGGTTCTAGACAGACTGTTCTCCATCCAGTATAGCATCTTAACACCCGTGTtaaaccccctcatctacagcctgaaaAACAAGGAGGTAAAGACAGCTCTGAGGAAAACAATGGGAAAGAGCCCATAG